One window from the genome of Archaeoglobus neptunius encodes:
- a CDS encoding DUF7839 domain-containing protein, which yields MNVLLSRKDTIRFLILSELMVNPECNQRDIARKLNLTPQAISEHFKEMVGEGLINVIHKGYYEVTKKGEEWMSRNLIDLHVFSEELLKKIYSKTVVAIAKGKIKENDRVRYWFGDGYIFAEKSSNGNGTALTSAEDGEDILIKPTGSFEPPEKGEIIVVKVPDVAEGGSRRLNLNEFRELVRSRPKSIVVAIGIEALVACRKIRVEPIFFGAKEVCIEAAHQGSGVIVACTEGRINDLLRSLIDENLEFEIKDIVI from the coding sequence ATGAACGTTCTTCTCAGCAGGAAGGATACGATTAGATTCTTGATTCTCTCTGAACTTATGGTAAACCCGGAATGTAATCAGCGTGACATTGCCAGAAAGCTGAATCTAACACCTCAGGCAATATCAGAGCATTTCAAGGAGATGGTTGGTGAGGGACTGATAAATGTCATTCACAAAGGTTATTACGAGGTTACAAAGAAGGGAGAGGAATGGATGTCCCGAAATCTCATCGATCTGCACGTTTTCAGCGAAGAACTCCTCAAGAAAATATACTCAAAAACGGTTGTTGCGATTGCGAAAGGGAAAATAAAAGAAAACGATAGGGTTAGATACTGGTTTGGCGATGGATATATATTTGCAGAAAAAAGCTCAAACGGAAATGGAACGGCCTTAACGTCTGCAGAAGATGGGGAGGATATCCTCATTAAACCCACGGGAAGTTTTGAACCGCCTGAGAAGGGGGAGATAATTGTTGTCAAGGTTCCGGATGTTGCCGAAGGAGGAAGCAGGAGACTGAATCTCAATGAATTCAGAGAACTTGTCAGATCACGCCCAAAAAGTATAGTTGTGGCGATAGGAATCGAGGCACTTGTGGCATGCAGGAAAATAAGGGTTGAACCGATATTTTTTGGTGCAAAAGAGGTTTGCATCGAAGCAGCTCATCAGGGCAGCGGAGTCATTGTTGCGTGCACGGAGGGCAGGATAAATGATCTGCTCAGAAGTCTCATAGACGAAAATCTTGAATTTGAGATCAAGGACATAGTTATTTAA
- a CDS encoding helix-turn-helix transcriptional regulator, with translation MRLSVVVLVLILAIAVADGAEIYGKIYRWDTLDVMKDVIVEIKDGTVQRIVSEDGSYSFNVSPGNYTIIAWSGEYMAVENLTVKNTTRFDLILFPKLGEIEEVPEFPAINVESEPPYYLLAAAASAFIVVALYLIKRRSGREAEQTDVPSGVLSAEHADDLPEDLAEVVEIIKREGGRITQKELRKRLGYSEAKMSLIIADLERRGVVEKVKKGRGNIIFLK, from the coding sequence ATGAGGTTGTCCGTTGTTGTACTGGTCTTGATCCTGGCAATAGCAGTTGCAGACGGAGCTGAAATTTACGGAAAAATCTACCGATGGGATACGCTCGATGTGATGAAGGACGTTATAGTTGAGATAAAAGATGGAACTGTCCAGCGTATTGTTTCTGAGGATGGCAGCTACAGTTTCAACGTTTCGCCGGGAAATTACACAATAATTGCATGGTCTGGAGAATATATGGCAGTGGAGAACCTTACTGTAAAAAACACAACGAGGTTCGACCTAATTCTTTTCCCCAAACTTGGAGAAATCGAGGAGGTTCCCGAATTTCCTGCAATTAACGTAGAAAGTGAGCCACCTTACTATCTCCTCGCTGCTGCAGCCTCTGCTTTTATTGTTGTGGCGCTTTACCTTATCAAGAGGAGGTCGGGAAGAGAAGCAGAACAAACAGACGTGCCTTCCGGAGTGCTGTCTGCAGAACATGCAGACGACTTACCTGAAGACCTGGCAGAGGTGGTTGAGATAATAAAAAGAGAAGGCGGAAGAATAACCCAGAAGGAACTTAGAAAGAGGCTCGGATACAGCGAGGCAAAGATGAGCTTAATAATAGCAGATCTTGAAAGAAGAGGGGTTGTGGAGAAGGTCAAAAAAGGTAGAGGAAATATAATTTTCCTTAAATAA
- a CDS encoding ATP-binding protein, producing the protein MKVAVGLVMGKSSISEFSFAVNPSCIPKFGEYVMAENRDGEGVIGIVREISNFNRMIIDEGFSFEYLVKNIDFSRKLLEKNDVVVASATVIGVIRGGEVYPNRVPIKPNSEVRLADDELLSTLFRCKSGVEIGQMIARPDISVSLDIKQLVLRHFAILSVTGGGKSNTVAVLVNDVVRKLNGTVVLIDPHGEYVSYTFEDGSENGKNVVPAGIRPERLEPWEFASLVGIDREKAAVQRMHMERIFTTVKKEGKSGKEFMERVLDIAEEWINLASAKGEAEYYDFGGVKRAVMLDRQDLNALARIKEYVASFMRRYEDLLSQNDMLASIKSGYLNVVNLSGFDEGQMRVVVAYLLRNLLLGRINFVRGKQGWARICPAVRKPLLVVFEEGHIFAPKGAGNDVVTWMGRIAREGRKFGIGLGIVSQRPKRLNDDVLSQCNTKIILRITEPNDQRYVQHASEHISEDLLSDIASLGVGEAVIVGPAVKLPVAVKIRKFAGNYGGRDIDVIGEWLSEEEEQKRQITLEDLAV; encoded by the coding sequence ATGAAAGTGGCTGTTGGACTTGTAATGGGCAAATCGTCAATATCCGAGTTCAGCTTCGCTGTAAATCCCTCATGTATCCCAAAATTTGGGGAGTATGTGATGGCAGAAAACAGAGATGGGGAGGGAGTGATAGGAATTGTGAGGGAGATATCTAATTTCAACAGAATGATAATCGACGAAGGATTCAGCTTTGAGTATCTCGTTAAGAACATAGATTTCTCAAGGAAGCTTCTGGAAAAGAATGATGTGGTTGTTGCCAGTGCAACGGTAATTGGCGTCATACGGGGTGGGGAGGTGTACCCAAACAGGGTGCCTATTAAACCAAACTCTGAGGTCAGATTAGCAGATGATGAACTTCTTTCCACACTTTTCAGGTGTAAAAGTGGTGTGGAAATTGGCCAGATGATTGCCAGGCCGGATATATCCGTTTCTCTCGATATAAAACAGCTTGTGCTGAGACATTTTGCAATTCTATCTGTCACGGGAGGCGGAAAATCAAACACAGTGGCTGTACTGGTAAATGACGTGGTAAGGAAGCTCAATGGCACAGTTGTGCTGATAGATCCTCATGGTGAGTACGTCAGTTACACTTTCGAAGATGGCAGTGAAAATGGAAAAAACGTTGTTCCTGCTGGAATAAGGCCGGAAAGACTTGAACCATGGGAATTCGCAAGTCTTGTCGGGATAGACAGGGAGAAGGCTGCGGTTCAGAGAATGCACATGGAGAGGATATTCACGACTGTGAAAAAAGAGGGAAAATCGGGAAAGGAGTTTATGGAGAGGGTTCTGGATATTGCCGAGGAGTGGATAAACCTTGCTTCGGCTAAGGGCGAAGCGGAATACTACGATTTTGGGGGTGTGAAGAGGGCGGTGATGCTTGACCGGCAGGATTTAAATGCTCTTGCAAGAATAAAGGAGTATGTTGCCTCTTTTATGCGAAGGTATGAGGATTTGTTGAGTCAGAATGATATGCTGGCGAGTATAAAATCGGGATACCTCAATGTTGTAAACCTCAGCGGGTTTGACGAAGGGCAGATGAGGGTTGTTGTCGCATATCTTTTGAGGAATCTGCTTCTCGGGAGAATAAATTTTGTCAGAGGTAAGCAGGGATGGGCGAGAATTTGTCCTGCGGTTAGGAAGCCGTTACTCGTTGTGTTCGAAGAGGGGCACATATTCGCACCTAAAGGGGCTGGCAACGACGTTGTGACCTGGATGGGTAGAATCGCCAGAGAAGGGAGGAAATTTGGTATAGGGCTTGGGATAGTCAGTCAGAGGCCAAAGAGGCTGAATGATGATGTTCTGAGCCAGTGCAACACGAAAATAATTCTCAGGATTACAGAACCAAACGATCAGAGGTACGTGCAGCACGCTAGTGAGCATATAAGTGAGGATCTGCTGAGTGATATTGCATCGCTCGGTGTTGGGGAGGCCGTTATTGTGGGTCCCGCAGTAAAGCTCCCGGTGGCGGTAAAAATAAGGAAATTTGCAGGAAATTACGGTGGAAGAGATATTGATGTTATTGGAGAATGGCTGAGTGAAGAAGAGGAACAGAAAAGGCAGATAACCTTAGAGGATCTGGCAGTATGA
- a CDS encoding rubrerythrin family protein produces the protein MVVERRMTKKFLEDAFAGESQAHVKYAIFAEQAEKEGYGNVAKLFRAIAFAELVHARNHLKALGNVESTAENLETAIRGESYEVDEMYPVFNKVAEFQGEKEAQKSTYYALSAEKIHVDLYKKAKEAVESGKDVEIEKVYICPVCGFTVVDEAPEFCPICGTKRDIFKQF, from the coding sequence ATGGTGGTTGAAAGGCGGATGACAAAAAAGTTTTTGGAGGACGCATTTGCCGGTGAAAGCCAGGCGCATGTGAAGTACGCAATATTTGCTGAACAGGCTGAGAAAGAGGGATACGGCAATGTTGCAAAGCTCTTCAGGGCAATTGCATTTGCAGAGCTTGTTCATGCCAGAAACCATCTTAAAGCTCTCGGGAATGTAGAGAGTACAGCAGAAAACCTCGAAACTGCAATTAGGGGAGAGTCATACGAGGTTGATGAAATGTATCCCGTTTTCAACAAGGTTGCAGAGTTTCAGGGCGAAAAAGAGGCTCAGAAATCTACGTACTACGCTCTTTCGGCAGAAAAAATTCACGTGGACCTCTACAAGAAGGCAAAGGAAGCTGTTGAAAGCGGAAAGGATGTAGAAATTGAGAAAGTCTACATATGTCCTGTTTGTGGTTTTACGGTCGTTGATGAGGCTCCAGAATTCTGTCCGATCTGTGGGACAAAAAGAGACATCTTCAAACAGTTTTGA
- a CDS encoding radical SAM protein codes for MENWLNLHVTSVCQLNCRQCYFKRYDGRKGEIPLDAIARICEDFLSTDFPLDGYTIILGGGEPLLYSRKDYIFL; via the coding sequence GTGGAGAACTGGCTTAACCTCCACGTAACTTCTGTCTGCCAGCTGAATTGCAGGCAATGCTACTTCAAGCGCTATGATGGCAGGAAGGGCGAAATTCCGCTGGATGCTATAGCAAGGATTTGTGAAGATTTCCTGTCTACTGACTTTCCGCTTGACGGCTACACAATAATTCTTGGTGGTGGTGAGCCCTTGCTATATTCGCGTAAGGACTATATTTTCCTGTAA
- a CDS encoding amidohydrolase, whose amino-acid sequence MYDIAVKNGLCFINGKFIECSVGINGNRISYVGKEDIRGDIEIDASKMFIFPGFFNTHTHAAMTLLRGYAEGLPLRDWLEKVWEIEGRMRERDVYWGSVLACVEMLKSGITAFADMYIYMDGVVQAVGESGMRAVIGYGMADRGDEKRGEEELKIGVELIKKYDGSFGGRVRCMLTPHAPYTCSPEFLEKVAEIGRDLNVIKHIHLSETLWEVKEIKKKYGMRPAELLHSIGFLDDKTLVAHAVWLTDSEMELLATTGTSVAHCPSSNMKLSSGIARVYEMLKMGINVSLASDGAASNNMLNLLQEIRLAALLQNLRKRVLPPSTWLKVATENGYRAYNLFGGVLKKGALADIVTIDRSLRHHPVHDPASSILFASTGCEVSNVIVDGELVVEDSSVLSMDESKVLKKVEKVAERLVNPQ is encoded by the coding sequence ATGTACGATATCGCGGTTAAAAACGGGTTATGTTTCATCAACGGGAAATTTATCGAGTGCAGTGTTGGTATTAACGGAAACAGAATCTCGTATGTTGGTAAAGAAGACATCAGGGGAGATATTGAGATCGATGCATCGAAAATGTTCATTTTTCCGGGATTTTTCAACACCCACACGCATGCGGCCATGACTCTTCTTAGAGGCTATGCGGAGGGTTTACCGCTTAGAGACTGGCTCGAAAAGGTCTGGGAAATTGAGGGAAGAATGAGGGAGAGAGACGTTTACTGGGGCAGCGTGCTTGCCTGTGTTGAGATGCTAAAATCCGGGATTACAGCCTTTGCTGATATGTACATTTACATGGACGGAGTTGTCCAGGCAGTTGGAGAATCGGGGATGAGGGCTGTAATCGGCTATGGAATGGCGGACAGGGGAGATGAGAAGAGGGGTGAAGAGGAGCTGAAGATTGGGGTTGAACTGATCAAAAAATATGATGGCAGTTTTGGTGGAAGGGTGAGGTGCATGCTCACACCCCACGCTCCATACACGTGCTCACCGGAATTTTTAGAAAAGGTGGCAGAAATTGGCAGAGATTTGAATGTTATAAAGCACATACACCTCTCCGAAACTCTGTGGGAGGTCAAAGAAATAAAGAAAAAGTATGGCATGAGGCCTGCAGAACTGCTGCACTCAATCGGCTTTCTGGACGATAAAACTCTCGTTGCACATGCCGTATGGCTGACGGACTCTGAAATGGAGTTGCTCGCAACCACCGGCACCTCTGTTGCCCACTGTCCATCAAGCAACATGAAACTGTCATCGGGTATAGCGAGGGTGTATGAGATGCTGAAAATGGGGATAAACGTCTCACTCGCCAGTGATGGGGCTGCAAGTAATAACATGCTGAATCTTCTGCAGGAAATCAGACTCGCCGCTCTACTCCAGAACCTCCGAAAGAGAGTTCTCCCTCCGTCAACCTGGCTAAAGGTGGCAACCGAAAATGGCTACAGGGCGTACAACCTGTTCGGTGGAGTTCTGAAAAAAGGGGCTCTGGCAGATATTGTAACGATAGACAGATCTCTGAGACACCATCCAGTGCACGATCCGGCGAGTTCCATCCTATTCGCAAGCACCGGCTGTGAGGTTAGCAATGTGATTGTTGATGGGGAGCTGGTGGTTGAGGATAGTTCTGTGCTTTCAATGGATGAAAGCAAAGTTTTGAAAAAAGTGGAAAAGGTTGCAGAAAGGCTCGTTAACCCACAATGA
- a CDS encoding DNA repair exonuclease, with protein MKFAHIADIHLGYEQYNQIWRAEDFSASFRKIAERSIEEDVDFVIIAGDLFHRSVPSPKTIKEAIEILQMFKRENIPVFAIEGNHDKTSRDISAYHLLESIGMLNVLGLRKKRVEGEYLRCKKVQNVYLVKGQMEDVEILGDRHRSRWQLEKIIPLLKPESENSVLVLHQAVKEVVDIDLDMAYDLTITDLPEAGYYAFGHIHLPRMYEFRGRYIVYPGSVERYDLREASVAISYKTELTVREGVRKGFVIVDDFKPEFIEIDTREMYDVEIEAENADELEKRFLEVMEKIGEDGILIVKMRCPEIADIKKMNEVALKRASYAEIRFERRVEDFEVLSVKSENEFFTDFELKLLDLLKGEIDEREVYDFLMEHYLRQSQEEVRHETEEKTVEDAKGIDKKPKTLLDFFGGD; from the coding sequence ATGAAGTTCGCCCACATCGCAGATATCCATCTGGGATACGAGCAGTACAATCAGATATGGCGGGCAGAGGACTTCTCAGCTTCTTTTAGAAAAATTGCGGAAAGGTCAATTGAAGAGGACGTTGATTTCGTTATAATAGCCGGAGACCTCTTTCACAGAAGCGTTCCAAGCCCCAAAACTATCAAAGAGGCAATAGAGATTCTTCAGATGTTTAAGAGGGAGAACATTCCTGTGTTTGCGATAGAGGGCAACCACGACAAAACGTCAAGGGACATCTCTGCCTACCACCTCCTTGAGTCCATTGGGATGTTGAACGTCCTCGGTTTAAGAAAAAAAAGAGTTGAGGGAGAATATCTTCGATGCAAGAAAGTGCAGAATGTTTATCTGGTTAAAGGACAGATGGAGGATGTAGAGATCCTTGGTGACAGACACAGAAGCAGATGGCAGCTTGAGAAAATCATTCCGCTGCTGAAACCGGAAAGTGAAAACAGCGTGCTGGTTCTTCATCAGGCAGTGAAGGAGGTTGTGGATATAGACCTCGACATGGCCTACGATCTGACCATAACAGATCTGCCCGAGGCGGGATACTATGCCTTTGGCCACATTCACCTGCCGAGAATGTATGAATTCAGAGGAAGGTACATAGTCTATCCGGGATCAGTAGAGAGATATGATCTGAGAGAAGCCTCTGTGGCGATATCCTACAAAACGGAGCTGACGGTTAGGGAAGGTGTAAGGAAGGGTTTTGTAATTGTGGATGATTTCAAGCCCGAATTCATCGAGATAGATACAAGGGAGATGTACGATGTTGAGATTGAGGCTGAAAATGCCGATGAGCTTGAAAAACGCTTCTTGGAGGTTATGGAAAAAATTGGCGAAGATGGAATTTTAATAGTGAAAATGCGATGTCCCGAAATTGCGGATATTAAAAAGATGAATGAGGTTGCTTTAAAGAGAGCCAGCTATGCCGAGATCAGGTTTGAGAGACGTGTAGAGGATTTTGAAGTTTTGTCCGTTAAAAGCGAAAATGAGTTCTTTACCGATTTCGAACTGAAACTGCTGGATTTGCTGAAGGGTGAAATTGATGAAAGGGAGGTCTATGATTTTCTGATGGAGCACTATCTCAGGCAGAGTCAGGAGGAAGTGAGGCATGAAACAGAAGAAAAAACGGTTGAGGATGCCAAGGGGATAGATAAAAAACCAAAAACACTCCTTGACTTCTTTGGTGGTGATTGA
- the rad50 gene encoding DNA double-strand break repair ATPase Rad50, translating to MSLVIREIQIRNFRSHSNSKVEFDTGINLIAGRNGAGKSSILEAILVAFYGPRPAGLRKNELVRINSPGYSLSLTFEINGKEVTITRSSNGEARLTGMEIIEGDSNITEWVEKHICPSHIFTGAIYVRQGEIDSIVRDDEGRERIIRKITRIDDYENAWKNLGTVLRILEKEKEDYRTFLEQEDEIKKQKDDKKAEIRSTEREISEIISTIEKLEIEVEDLKRKNDEFERLKKEMEKLNTKFNEVSGDIKACESKLRMLVEQKKEIDGRIKDLEKNVEEMERIRPNAELYIELDRMLSRVVKRLKELDEAESIAREKIVRIRTELDRSGRDAEKLEEVRDRLRRVEFAVREVEEKSKIWNSLKTKLERLENLKTKLEERNYTVEIVDELYETLLKVRGEERKIQDAFEKLISRRSSLTAKAKQLQKAIEELKQASGSCPTCGRELDEAHRKEIIESYRNELKYLKTKLDELNELERVLKEKKNKIERALGRQEQILKYKQIADEFRQLSEEIAKVDVESFRKANEEYEKLKEEIGKLRGQEKVLLTSANRIDTLRRSLMDAEKELDRLHSERKEVMSSVVEKGFDSIEELEEKIKELKYHYDRWLELRNSKTRLNQEREKVEKIESEIEETQRLIYERREELSRINRRMEEIKAVYNEEDHKRVSELFLKKSKEISGLKSRKDVLESNLLNLKRDLEYLEKQLDLLKDYRRRLEVIERKAIPELSKIREKFRKYRNIIAEAAMKEVERYASEIFEELTEGKYSGVRLRKVTERGRERLRVFVVYQGEEKDVGFLSGGEMIALGLAFRLALSMFMIRGRIPLLILDEPTPYLDEERRRKLVDITTNYLRKIPQVIIVSHDDELKDAADRVILVDHHGGVSRVRYVEAQ from the coding sequence ATGAGTCTCGTAATCAGAGAGATTCAAATAAGGAACTTCAGGTCACACTCAAACTCCAAGGTAGAGTTCGATACCGGAATAAACCTCATTGCAGGGAGAAATGGGGCAGGAAAAAGCTCAATACTGGAGGCAATTCTTGTAGCTTTTTACGGTCCGAGACCGGCTGGTTTGAGGAAGAACGAACTTGTGAGAATCAATTCTCCGGGATACTCTCTGAGTCTGACGTTTGAAATTAATGGGAAAGAGGTTACCATCACGAGGAGCAGTAACGGAGAGGCGAGACTGACGGGGATGGAGATTATTGAGGGAGACAGTAACATCACCGAGTGGGTGGAGAAGCACATCTGTCCGAGCCACATATTTACGGGGGCGATATATGTTAGACAGGGAGAAATTGACAGCATTGTAAGGGACGACGAAGGAAGGGAGAGAATTATCAGGAAAATCACGAGAATTGATGATTACGAAAACGCCTGGAAAAACCTCGGGACAGTTTTGAGAATACTGGAAAAAGAGAAAGAAGATTACAGGACATTTTTGGAGCAGGAAGATGAGATAAAAAAGCAAAAAGATGATAAAAAGGCCGAGATCAGATCAACAGAGCGGGAGATTTCGGAAATAATCTCTACGATTGAAAAACTTGAGATTGAAGTTGAAGATTTGAAAAGGAAAAACGACGAATTTGAGAGGCTAAAAAAGGAGATGGAAAAGCTCAACACAAAGTTTAACGAAGTTTCCGGAGATATTAAAGCTTGTGAGTCAAAACTGAGAATGCTGGTGGAGCAGAAAAAGGAGATTGATGGCAGAATAAAGGATCTTGAAAAAAATGTGGAGGAGATGGAGAGGATAAGGCCGAATGCTGAACTCTACATTGAGCTTGATAGGATGCTTTCCCGAGTTGTAAAGAGGCTAAAAGAGCTGGACGAGGCTGAGAGTATTGCCAGAGAGAAAATAGTCAGGATAAGGACGGAGCTTGACAGATCAGGCAGGGATGCGGAGAAGCTCGAAGAAGTAAGAGACAGGCTGAGGAGAGTCGAATTCGCAGTGAGGGAAGTTGAAGAGAAGTCGAAAATCTGGAACTCACTCAAGACGAAGCTTGAGAGACTTGAAAATTTAAAGACAAAGCTTGAGGAAAGAAATTACACTGTAGAGATCGTAGATGAGCTGTACGAAACACTTCTCAAGGTTAGGGGCGAGGAGAGAAAGATTCAGGATGCATTCGAAAAATTGATCTCGCGGAGATCCAGTCTTACGGCCAAAGCAAAGCAGTTACAGAAAGCTATTGAGGAGTTAAAACAGGCTTCCGGCTCCTGTCCGACGTGTGGGAGAGAGCTTGATGAGGCTCATAGAAAAGAGATAATTGAAAGCTACCGAAACGAGCTAAAATATCTGAAAACTAAGCTTGATGAACTGAATGAACTCGAAAGAGTGCTTAAGGAAAAGAAGAACAAGATTGAAAGGGCATTGGGCAGACAGGAACAGATTTTGAAGTACAAACAGATTGCCGATGAGTTCAGACAGTTGAGTGAAGAGATCGCTAAAGTTGATGTTGAGAGCTTCAGGAAGGCGAATGAAGAATATGAGAAATTAAAGGAAGAAATCGGAAAGCTGAGAGGGCAGGAAAAAGTCCTTCTAACTTCAGCAAACCGTATTGATACACTTAGACGGAGCCTGATGGATGCGGAAAAAGAGCTTGATAGATTGCACTCTGAAAGGAAGGAAGTAATGAGTTCTGTGGTTGAGAAGGGTTTTGATAGTATTGAAGAGCTTGAAGAAAAAATTAAGGAGCTGAAATATCACTACGATAGATGGCTTGAGTTGAGAAACTCGAAAACCAGATTGAATCAGGAGAGGGAGAAGGTTGAAAAAATAGAAAGTGAGATTGAGGAGACACAAAGGTTGATTTATGAAAGGAGAGAAGAGCTCAGCAGAATTAACAGGAGGATGGAAGAAATTAAGGCCGTCTACAATGAAGAGGATCATAAAAGAGTTTCAGAATTGTTTTTGAAGAAGAGCAAGGAGATTTCAGGATTGAAGAGCAGAAAAGATGTTCTCGAAAGCAATCTGCTGAATCTTAAAAGGGATTTGGAGTACCTTGAAAAGCAACTCGACCTTCTGAAGGACTACAGAAGAAGACTGGAGGTGATTGAGAGAAAGGCGATCCCGGAACTGTCAAAAATAAGGGAGAAGTTCAGAAAATACAGAAATATCATTGCTGAAGCGGCGATGAAGGAGGTTGAGAGATATGCTTCTGAAATCTTCGAGGAGCTAACCGAAGGGAAGTACTCTGGCGTCAGACTGAGAAAAGTGACGGAGAGAGGTAGAGAGAGGCTGAGAGTTTTTGTGGTCTATCAGGGTGAAGAGAAGGACGTGGGCTTTCTAAGTGGAGGGGAGATGATAGCTCTCGGTCTAGCCTTCAGACTCGCTCTGTCAATGTTTATGATAAGGGGGAGGATTCCACTGCTTATTCTGGATGAGCCGACGCCGTATCTCGATGAGGAAAGGAGAAGGAAGCTTGTGGACATTACCACAAACTATCTCAGAAAAATTCCGCAGGTGATAATCGTATCTCACGACGATGAGCTTAAAGATGCCGCAGACAGGGTTATTCTCGTTGACCATCACGGTGGAGTCTCGAGGGTCAGGTATGTGGAGGCTCAGTGA
- a CDS encoding NAD+ synthase, producing the protein MNWDRVTERIESFIINFVNSSQSEGVVIGLSGGVDSSTVAYLCVKALGNERVFGLIMPERGVTPEEDVRDAIEIAEKLGIKYKIIEINEILNAFLESADGERKGLALANLKPRIRMILNYYHANSMNRVVAGTGNKSELMIGYFTKYGDGGVDFLPIGDLYKTEVFRLASYIGVPERIVKKKPSAGLWRGQTDEGELGITYQELDEILKAIEKGEKREDEKFVKVLELVERTKHKRETPPVAKVRDLL; encoded by the coding sequence ATGAACTGGGACAGAGTTACTGAGCGAATTGAGTCCTTCATAATAAATTTTGTCAACTCATCACAATCCGAAGGTGTGGTTATTGGGTTAAGTGGGGGTGTTGACAGCAGCACCGTGGCATATTTATGTGTCAAGGCTCTGGGAAATGAAAGGGTCTTTGGACTGATAATGCCCGAAAGGGGCGTTACACCCGAGGAAGACGTTAGAGATGCTATTGAAATTGCCGAGAAACTGGGAATAAAATACAAAATTATTGAAATAAATGAGATTCTGAATGCTTTTTTGGAATCTGCTGACGGTGAACGTAAGGGGCTGGCATTGGCGAACCTGAAGCCAAGGATAAGGATGATTCTCAACTATTACCATGCCAACAGCATGAACAGAGTTGTTGCAGGAACCGGAAACAAGAGTGAGCTTATGATCGGGTATTTCACCAAATACGGGGATGGAGGTGTTGATTTTCTTCCGATCGGTGACCTTTATAAAACAGAGGTATTCCGGCTGGCATCATACATTGGAGTGCCGGAAAGAATAGTAAAGAAAAAACCATCTGCCGGTTTGTGGAGGGGACAAACTGATGAGGGGGAACTCGGGATTACCTACCAGGAGCTTGATGAGATACTGAAGGCCATTGAAAAGGGTGAGAAAAGAGAGGACGAAAAGTTCGTAAAGGTTCTGGAGTTGGTGGAGAGAACGAAACATAAAAGAGAGACGCCCCCGGTAGCAAAGGTTAGAGATTTGCTATGA